In bacterium, the following proteins share a genomic window:
- a CDS encoding ABC transporter substrate-binding protein — protein MRKSPLFVIAMIAVLAVWGPGSLAAAPSGQPVRIGAISSLTGQFATFGSMERAGYTLAQQDINAAGGINGRPLVIDLQDDTSNANTALTVAEQFLRSGAPLILGAYSSSVTKPLAVYMARQRVPLLNSNSADDSITRPGSDYVFRVGQTTDAYVRPFFELFKKVGGIHTVAVLVSNNALGHSTEHSVISQAEAQGYRVVFDQAYDEGLTDFRPVLNRIKDAHPDVLAMSSYDADAVALMRQIKEVNLNVKVFAGAGATGFAIPSFIKGGGETVEYVITSAAWSPDVHYPKAQVLFGRLRAFLGGNDPSYHAVRAYAGALVAADALRRAKTPTPDAIRDALLGTKLVTPFGPVAFANLDGFHNQNPLPSILMQVQHGKYVTVWPAAVAIAQVQYPAPAWSDRRAY, from the coding sequence ATGCGGAAGTCGCCCCTGTTTGTGATCGCCATGATCGCGGTATTGGCCGTGTGGGGACCGGGGTCGCTCGCCGCCGCGCCCTCGGGCCAGCCGGTGCGGATCGGCGCCATTTCCTCGCTGACGGGGCAGTTTGCCACCTTCGGCTCGATGGAGCGCGCCGGATATACGCTGGCGCAGCAGGACATCAACGCCGCGGGCGGGATCAACGGCCGGCCGCTCGTCATCGATCTTCAGGACGACACGTCCAACGCGAACACTGCGCTGACCGTGGCCGAGCAGTTTCTCCGGTCGGGGGCGCCGCTGATCCTCGGCGCATACTCGAGTTCCGTGACCAAGCCGCTGGCCGTGTACATGGCGCGCCAGCGCGTGCCGCTCCTGAATTCGAACTCCGCCGACGATTCGATCACAAGGCCCGGCAGCGATTACGTCTTCCGTGTCGGCCAGACGACCGACGCGTACGTGCGGCCCTTCTTCGAGCTGTTCAAGAAGGTGGGCGGGATCCACACGGTCGCGGTCCTCGTGTCGAACAACGCGCTCGGGCATTCGACCGAGCACTCCGTCATCAGCCAGGCGGAAGCCCAGGGCTACCGGGTGGTCTTCGACCAGGCCTACGATGAGGGTCTGACCGACTTCCGCCCCGTGCTGAACCGGATCAAGGACGCGCATCCGGACGTGCTGGCGATGTCGAGCTACGACGCGGATGCCGTGGCGCTGATGCGGCAGATCAAAGAAGTGAACCTGAACGTCAAGGTCTTCGCCGGGGCGGGCGCGACCGGATTCGCGATTCCGTCCTTCATCAAGGGAGGCGGGGAGACGGTCGAATACGTGATTACCTCCGCGGCCTGGAGCCCGGACGTGCACTACCCCAAGGCCCAGGTGCTCTTTGGCCGCCTCAGGGCGTTCCTCGGCGGCAACGACCCGAGCTATCACGCGGTGCGGGCCTACGCGGGGGCGCTAGTGGCCGCCGACGCGCTGCGCCGCGCGAAGACGCCGACCCCGGATGCGATCCGGGACGCGCTCCTCGGCACCAAGCTCGTGACGCCGTTCGGGCCGGTCGCGTTTGCGAACCTCGACGGGTTCCACAACCAGAATCCGCTCCCGTCCATCCTGATGCAGGTCCAGCACGGGAAGTACGTCACCGTCTGGCCGGCGGCCGTGGCCATCGCGCAGGTGCAGTACCCGGCTCCGGCATGGAGCGACCGCCGGGCGTACTGA